From Paenibacillus sp. V4I7, one genomic window encodes:
- a CDS encoding MFS transporter: MVMKIAGNLRKPRKKVSPYRRSLLIATLEGFPAVIIFQLLGGPFLTGYLLYLGATSTEIGLVLAITTVVNIIQIGMAVIMQKFRNRKRMLLIFASSHRLLWTSVGLIPFLFPEDLWVIMYIVLYTAAHLGNAAGGIVWTSLISDAVPGPVRGRYFGLRNTILGGVSSLALFIGGQILDRYPGGQGFSYLFIICSVCVVLNILAFGLYPNPPFEPSTASNPVGMIGKPLKDRAFLKAILFLAVFLFVQGVTVPLFSYVMLKLMKINYETVSLITVVHTVVMMASYYVWGNLNVRYSAQTLLLWSLPIIALACLLWGAIAFIPAVVVLYAVHIVLGVGLGGFNQMVFTFTIGDTPKSERPMYIATYSAITGFAAFLGPIFGGKLYALITNAPMWVQIYGVSTVVGAVLLVLGLVVGRMVLGKQMRSEA; the protein is encoded by the coding sequence ATGGTAATGAAGATTGCGGGTAATTTACGAAAACCCAGAAAAAAAGTATCCCCCTACCGAAGAAGCCTGCTCATCGCAACGTTGGAGGGGTTCCCAGCGGTTATTATTTTTCAGCTCCTTGGCGGTCCGTTTCTAACGGGTTATTTGCTTTATTTAGGAGCGACTTCAACCGAAATTGGTTTAGTGTTGGCCATTACAACTGTCGTCAATATCATTCAGATTGGGATGGCTGTAATCATGCAAAAATTTAGAAACCGCAAACGGATGCTGCTTATATTTGCTTCGTCACACCGATTGCTTTGGACTTCTGTGGGCTTGATTCCTTTTTTATTTCCCGAAGATCTGTGGGTTATCATGTATATTGTGCTTTATACGGCTGCTCATTTGGGAAATGCCGCGGGTGGAATCGTTTGGACCTCACTGATAAGTGATGCGGTGCCGGGTCCGGTTCGAGGACGATATTTTGGACTTCGCAACACGATATTAGGCGGGGTAAGTTCACTTGCGCTTTTCATAGGCGGACAAATATTAGATCGCTATCCAGGCGGGCAAGGCTTTTCCTATTTATTTATCATATGCAGCGTTTGTGTGGTCTTAAATATACTGGCCTTCGGTTTATATCCGAATCCACCCTTCGAGCCATCTACGGCATCGAATCCGGTAGGGATGATTGGGAAGCCGTTGAAGGATCGCGCTTTTCTTAAAGCGATTCTCTTTTTGGCTGTATTTTTATTCGTGCAAGGGGTAACCGTGCCGCTCTTCTCTTATGTTATGCTCAAGCTGATGAAAATTAATTATGAAACAGTCTCGTTAATTACGGTCGTACATACGGTGGTCATGATGGCTAGTTACTATGTATGGGGCAATCTGAATGTGCGATACTCGGCTCAAACCTTGCTGCTATGGTCCTTACCGATCATTGCACTAGCTTGTTTATTATGGGGAGCGATTGCTTTCATTCCAGCCGTTGTTGTTCTGTATGCCGTTCATATCGTTCTTGGCGTTGGACTGGGTGGGTTTAATCAGATGGTGTTCACGTTTACGATAGGCGATACACCGAAGAGCGAACGTCCAATGTATATTGCTACTTATTCGGCTATCACCGGCTTTGCGGCTTTCTTGGGACCGATTTTTGGCGGAAAACTATATGCCCTGATTACGAATGCCCCGATGTGGGTGCAAATATATGGTGTTTCTACGGTGGTTGGCGCTGTTTTACTTGTACTTGGACTGGTAGTTGGACGTATGGTGCTAGGAAAACAAATGAGGAGTGAAGCATAA
- a CDS encoding Gfo/Idh/MocA family protein: protein MTRKRIGLIGLGDIAQKVYLPLLSVNEQVDIVGIMSSTPATVERMKAKYRIPYGTTNLDELLAQGLDAVFVHSPTSTHYDIAMKSMEKGVAVYVDKPLSYDWAQSVQMASYAERKGVLLAAGFNRRFAPLYMEAKQWLQEAGGFDWCSAVKHRIKQQGHSAKETLYDDLIHMLDLLLWLGESPYEVRTYNQQVDEAGKLLHASGTLAFCSSLGNYSMVRLAGVDLEKVELHGSGRSVEVTNLESSIFYEKGAAPRVRSFGSWDTVLERRGFAGVVQHFLNSLDNPNACSIRGDLVLESHQLVERLSV from the coding sequence ATGACAAGGAAAAGAATTGGATTAATTGGTCTAGGTGATATCGCACAAAAAGTGTATCTGCCGCTTTTATCGGTCAACGAGCAAGTAGATATCGTAGGGATTATGAGCTCAACCCCGGCGACGGTAGAACGGATGAAGGCAAAGTATCGCATTCCTTACGGGACAACGAATTTAGATGAGCTTCTTGCACAAGGGCTGGATGCTGTTTTCGTACATAGTCCGACATCTACCCATTACGATATAGCTATGAAAAGTATGGAGAAGGGTGTAGCTGTTTATGTAGACAAGCCGTTGTCCTACGATTGGGCTCAGTCCGTCCAGATGGCTTCTTATGCGGAGCGAAAAGGTGTTTTGCTGGCAGCGGGGTTTAACCGCAGGTTTGCTCCCCTTTATATGGAGGCTAAACAATGGCTGCAGGAGGCAGGTGGCTTCGATTGGTGTTCAGCTGTTAAGCACCGCATTAAGCAGCAAGGGCATAGCGCCAAAGAGACGTTGTATGATGATCTGATTCACATGCTGGACCTTTTGCTATGGCTTGGAGAGAGCCCGTACGAAGTGCGTACATATAACCAACAAGTCGATGAAGCAGGCAAACTGCTCCACGCTTCAGGGACGTTGGCATTTTGTTCTTCGCTGGGCAATTACAGTATGGTTAGACTTGCTGGTGTTGATTTAGAAAAAGTTGAACTGCACGGCAGCGGCCGATCGGTAGAAGTAACGAACCTAGAGTCATCCATTTTTTATGAAAAAGGGGCCGCCCCACGTGTGCGCTCCTTCGGAAGTTGGGACACGGTGCTTGAAAGAAGAGGCTTTGCTGGTGTTGTTCAGCATTTCCTGAACAGCTTGGACAATCCGAATGCCTGCAGCATCCGTGGAGACCTTGTTCTAGAGTCACACCAACTAGTGGAACGATTGTCCGTATAA